From the Vibrio alginolyticus NBRC 15630 = ATCC 17749 genome, one window contains:
- the tnpA gene encoding IS200/IS605 family transposase, giving the protein MSRYNQASHVFWRCQYHIVWTPKYRFRILKNNIGKEVYRCIYVYCNQLGCEVVELNVQVDHVHLVVKVPPKLSISKLMGVLKGKIALKLFSKFPHLRKNRLWGNHFWQRGYFVDSVGINEEIIRRYVRHQEKQERVEQQQLALD; this is encoded by the coding sequence ATGAGTAGATACAATCAAGCTTCCCACGTATTTTGGCGTTGTCAATACCATATAGTGTGGACGCCAAAGTATCGATTTAGGATCTTGAAGAACAATATAGGTAAAGAAGTTTATCGATGTATTTATGTTTACTGTAATCAACTTGGATGTGAAGTCGTAGAGCTAAACGTACAAGTTGACCACGTACATTTAGTTGTAAAGGTCCCACCAAAGCTTTCGATATCCAAGTTGATGGGGGTATTGAAAGGCAAAATAGCCTTAAAGCTATTTAGCAAGTTTCCTCACCTTAGGAAGAACAGGCTTTGGGGTAATCACTTTTGGCAAAGAGGCTATTTTGTCGATAGTGTTGGAATCAATGAAGAAATAATACGCCGATATGTAAGACATCAAGAGAAGCAAGAGCGAGTAGAGCAGCAGCAATTGGCGCTGGACTAA